The following coding sequences lie in one Aspergillus puulaauensis MK2 DNA, chromosome 3, nearly complete sequence genomic window:
- a CDS encoding cytochrome c oxidase subunit 6B family protein (BUSCO:EOG09265GYD;~COG:S;~EggNog:ENOG410PRWH;~InterPro:IPR003213,IPR036549;~PFAM:PF02297;~go_component: GO:0005739 - mitochondrion [Evidence IEA];~go_component: GO:0045277 - respiratory chain complex IV [Evidence IEA]), which translates to MGWFSWSSSDSSKASDGGRIAPDRNSRQKCWEGRDRFFACLDNNDIIDSVKGDTEARKKCAQEIAEFESACSTAWVKYFKEKRVMEYNRDKTIERIKTEDAATVNDLKSQGWSQK; encoded by the exons ATGGGTTGGTTTTCTTGGTCCTCCTCCGATTCCAGCAAGGCCTCCGACGGCGGTCGTATAGCCCCCGATCGAAACTCGCGACAAAAATGCTGGGAAGGCCGCGATCGCTTCTTTGCCTGCCTGGACAACAACGACATCATAGACTCTGTCAAGGGCGATACGGAAGCGCGGAAGAAGTGTGCGCAGGAGATTGCAGAGTTTGAATCGGCTTGCTCAACTGCTTGG GTCAAATATTTCAAGGAAAAGCGCGTGATGGAGTACAACCGGGATAAGACGATCGAGCGGATCAAGACGGAAGATGCGGCTACAGTTAACGATCTCAAATCGCAAGGATGGTCACAGAAGTGA
- a CDS encoding class II aldolase/adducin domain protein (COG:T,Z;~EggNog:ENOG410PJ5R;~InterPro:IPR036409,IPR001303;~PFAM:PF00596): MSTTITETTNPSQVVVTNPDPNPHSTTRNIPPASEDKVFQGVARGDRAGKLKLRGVPTFTDPYAERQWIREHMAAAFRYFGREGHNEGISGHISVRDPVLKDHFWMNPFAKHFSAMKASDLVLVDPEGYVTEGGAQLPINEAGFMIHSEIHRARPDVMAAAHTHGIYGKTWSAFGKPIEMITQDSCNFFGKLSVYEDHGGVALAVDEGRNIARALGPDNIACILQNHGLLTVGQTVDEAAWLFVSLDHACHAQLMAEAAAANGVPKKIIPDDVARYTADAAQNPHNFYTEFQPEFDFTVEESNGRVLQ, translated from the exons AtgtccaccaccatcaccgaaACCACCAACCCCTCCCAGGTGGTTGTAACCAACCCAGACCCAAACCCCCACAGCACAACCAGAAACATCCCTCCAGCCTCCGAAGATAAAGTCTTCCAAGGCGTTGCGCGCGGCGACCGCGCCGGGAAGCTCAAGCTACGAGGCGTCCCGACCTTTACGGACCCCTATGCCGAGCGCCAGTGGATAAGAGAGCACATGGCCGCAGCATTCCGATACTTCGGGAGAGAAGGCCACAATGAGGGTATTTCGGGACATATTTCTGTTCGAG ACCCCGTCCTGAAGGATCACTTCTGGATGAACCCATTCGCGAAGCACTTCTCAGCCATGAAAGCCTCTGATCTGGTCCTCGTTGACCCGGAGGGATACGTGACAGAGGGCGGAGCGCAGCTACCTATCAACGAGGCCGGGTTCATGATCCATTCGGAGATCCATAGGGCGCGGCCGGATGTGATGGCTGCGGCGCATACGCATGGTATTTACGGGAAGACGTGGAGTGCGTTTGGGAAGCCGATTGAGATGATTACCCAAG ATTCATGCAACTTCTTCGGCAAATTGAGTGTCTATGAGGATCACGGTGGTGTTGCTCTGGCAGTGGACGAGGGACGCAATATTGCGAGAGCGCTGGGCCCGGACAATATTGCCTGCATTCTTCAGAATCATGG CCTCCTGACAGTCGGCCAAACGGTTGACGAAGCCGCCTGGCTGTTCGTCAGTCTCGACCACGCCTGCCACGCACAGCTGATGGCCGAGGCGGCGGCTGCGAATGGAGTCCCGAAGAAGATTATCCCAGATGATGTCGCCCGGTATACTGCTGATGCGGCGCAGAATCCG CACAACTTCTACACAGAGTTCCAGCCCGAGTTTGACTTTACTGTCGAGGAGAGTAACGGGCGGGTTCTTCAGTAA
- a CDS encoding putative RNA-binding protein (Nab3) (COG:S;~EggNog:ENOG410QDTA;~InterPro:IPR034167,IPR000504,IPR012677,IPR035979;~PFAM:PF00076;~go_function: GO:0003676 - nucleic acid binding [Evidence IEA];~go_function: GO:0003723 - RNA binding [Evidence IEA]) translates to MTPESPDEALHFRGKTLTPESPRPLHVAEPTSIPVLQNQMDPVFNDTSTYEQAEHIHENNYNTQSSGPYIKPGGVRWEASSVQRGQEQRPSQHQSHTQDPSSLLAHPAPGALPYSSQAARNIPFANEVDNSNANLQGQTAPQDRLDAEERFEDNTAGNGVDFQNLLDNLPSSSAPSAPAVSGTTISADSASASPQAAADEPPQSSFGLPPRPPPQEKPSIHPNYNPGDDIRSYHQLPAHNTSNNTSNPYAAQPSNYQANVGLSSLTAGAPGTSSGAGSLPPPPVASFQQSSTAPADSQDAPATTTQKNGRVDKQPPLRTNDDAPWGPEVQKKYDSFLHDERIYVTEGLWDRFPYGSRLFVGNLPTERVTKRDLFHIFHSYGKLAQISIKQAYGFIQFLEAPSCKRALESEQGAIVRGRKVHLEISKPQRNTRPAPAPAESSRPAPPRRSRSPDYSRAAPPANRPSRPAGDRYDRPHEPPRLPFSDFRDEPSHRRRDDYRPPRSPSPRAYRAREGYRSRDRTPERFDRRERRRSRSPYGRDRRYRSPSPRGRATYDSDTDLPIPRRAPREVPDVQILVLEELDRNFVYHVETNFRNRGLRVAVLTLGPRIPLDAAVKRQASEGVLAVVRLSRPSQLSRKIPLQVFDQSLGVDNIRSNEYPDLEPNVAADIVFQAQSMQRNIPGVPITSPPFGVPALPTAPLPHPVGPSLPTQPNFANAISHLDGAGLQSLLAALQPQRSPVVPTAQQPFQPTNPQPTPDLASLLSVATRQSVPVNPQQQPLPQQQFPLPPPTTAAISDPNLLSLLAKGLGGNQGQGQPPMNPHQVQNIMSQLGKWKQ, encoded by the exons ATGACGCCAGAATCCCCCGATGAGGCTCTTCACTTTCGCGGCAAGACCTTGACTCCCGAGAGCCCTCGCCCGCTACACGTCGCGGAACCCACCAGTATCCCGGTGCTGCAAAATCAGATGGACCCCGTGTTCAACGACACCTCGACTTACGAACAAGCCGAGCATATTCATGAAAACAACTACAATACACAATCGAGTGGCCCGTATATAAAACCGGGCGGCGTGCGGTGGGAGGCGAGCTCTGTACAGCGTGGTCAGGAACAGCGACCATCGCAGCATCAATCGCATACACAAG ATCCTAGCTCCCTTCTAGCCCACCCTGCCCCCGGTGCCCTCCCATATTCTTCCCAAGCTGCTCGCAACATCCCGTTCGCGAACGAGGTAGACAACTCCAACGCCAACCTCCAGGGCCAGACGGCGCCCCAGGACCGATTAGACGCGGAGGAAAGGTTTGAAGATAATACTGCTGGGAACGGTGTCGATTTCCAGAACCTCCTTGATAACCTTCCTTCCTCATCAGCTCCCTCCGCCCCTGCGGTTTCTGGAACCACCATCTCAGCGGACAGCGCTTCTGCCTCTCCTCAAGCCGCTGCCGATGAACCACCTCAATCTTCCTTCGggctccctcctcgcccccCACCCCAGGAGAAgccctccatccatcccaatTACAACCCCGGCGATGATATACGTTCCTATCATCAGCTTCCTGCCCATAAcacctccaacaacacctcAAACCCTTATGCGGCCCAGCCGAGTAATTATCAGGCCAACGTCGGATTGTCTTCATTAACGGCTGGTGCGCCAGGGACATCCTCGGGAGCTGgttccctccctcctccccctgTTGCTAGCTTCCAGCAATCTTCAACCGCTCCAGCGGACTCTCAAGACGCTCCGGCGACTACAACCCAGAAGAATGGTCGCGTTGATAAACAACCTCCACTCCGCACAAACGACGATGCTCCATGGGGCCCGGAAGTCCAGAAGAAATATGATTCGTTTCTGCATGATGAAAGAATATATGTGACTGAGGGTCTCTGGGATCGCTTTCCATATGGGTCGAGATTGTTTGTCG GCAATCTACCCACCGAAAGAGTAACAAAACGTGATCTCTTCCACATATTCCACAGCTATGGGAAACTAGCCCAAATATCGATCAAACAGGCCTACGGTTTCATACAATTTCTGGAGGCGCCTTCTTGTAAACGAGCTCTTGAAAGCGAACAGGGAGCTATCGTGAGAGGGCGTAAAGTTC ATCTTGAAATTTCCAAACCGCAGCGGAATACCAGaccggcgccggcgccggcaGAGTCTTCACGGCCTGCCCCTCCCCGCCGCTCAAGGTCGCCCGACTATAGTCGAGCGGCTCCTCCAGCCAATCGGCCATCGAGGCCGGCTGGTGATCGCTATGATCGGCCCCACGAACCACCAAGGCTGCCGTTCAGCGACTTCCGAGATGAGCCCTCTCATCGCCGGCGGGATGATTATCGCCCGCCACGGTCGCCGTCTCCTCGTGCATATCGTGCGCGAGAGGGATACCGATCTCGTGATCGGACTCCAGAACGGTTTGACCGGCGTGAAAGGCGGCGCTCCCGTTCGCCATATGGGAGAGATAGGCGATATCGCAGTCCAAGCCCTCGAGGCCGTGCGACATATGACAGCGATACGGACCTACCTATCCCTAGGCGTGCTCCCAGAGAAGTTCCAGATGTGCAAATCCTTGTTTTAGAGGAGCTCGATCG GAACTTCGTATACCACGTGGAGACCAACTTTCGGAATCGGGGACTTCGTGTCGCTGTTTTAACGTTGGGACCCCGGATCCCTCTCGACGCGGCTGTCAAGCGTCAGGCCTCGGAGGGCGTTCTTGCCGTGGTCAGACTTTCACGACCTAGTCAACTGTCTAGGAAAATCCCGTTGCAAGTATTCGACCAGAGTTTGGGTGTTGATAACATTCGGTCTAACG AATACCCGGATCTTGAACCTAATGTTGCAGCGGACATTGTCTTCCAGGCGCAGTCGATGCAACGGAATATCCCCGGTGTCCCAATCACCTCACCTCCATTTGGAGTTCCAGCTCTCCCTACCGCTCCTCTCCCACATCCCGTCGggccttctcttccaactcAACCCAATTTCGCAAACGCCATCTCGCATCTTGATGGGGCTGGTTTACAATCTCTGTTGGCTGCCCTACAGCCGCAACGCTCCCCTGTTGTTCCAACTGCGCAACAACCATTCCAACCCACCAACCCCCAACCAACTCCAGACCTGGCTAGTCTTCTGAGCGTCGCAACTCGACAATCCGTTCCGGTCAATCCGCAACAGCAACCTCTTCCGCAACAGCAATTCCCGCTGCCGCCCCCAACTACCGCAGCGATTTCCGATCCAAACCTCCTGTCGCTCCTGGCTAAAGGCCTAGGGGGCAACCAAGGGCAGGGTCAGCCTCCCATGAACCCCCATCAAGTCCAGAATATAATGAGTCAACTGGGCAAATGGAAACAATGA
- a CDS encoding putative integral plasma membrane protein (BUSCO:EOG092605KN;~COG:T;~EggNog:ENOG410PG2W;~InterPro:IPR027317,IPR019402,IPR036691;~PFAM:PF10277;~TransMembrane:16 (o20-41i75-97o137-157i169-186o298-321i333-349o355-375i387-404o420-437i458-475o495-513i520-538o544-564i576-599o611-630i651-671o)) — protein sequence MAPRFKDGDAVATVNGKWVSWAHTAVAYTAFFSALIVGVCLHYKKIVQNEHYGYPDEWFPSVSATIGDRYPERSFFQVFIAITSGPRFALVFLWYLVTARPNSTLPKFVAGVGLFRTFTCGGWTYVTSTDDHDWHDIFMISYLVATLPWTIGCLALSPNNRRAVKYRKILASLFFGTLVPLIYYFIQHKVHKVPGAYTRYAFFEWSLILFDVGFDAVTALDFEAFEIVIRDIKGISRGQLKTTADSVLEKEKGKPVGNTFGQGFFWSEVFDAAADAYNGFVYWTNWTSLPVLVWYFPLWYMGLSGYEVVILSYISPVLLAIPAFRSLAVKNPRVFHFLSLSGFYAYMVQDPANRLFITTFSVSCSCITFVATLYADRGQSSRLESRVFAWGIGLILSSIAKFAGKTNNPVWPIMHADNGGWNKLGLLLAILAGVRAFRAPTSNGGDYFPSSGKKGSSVLAGLGVGGLIFAMHFLLSDSSTMIAWVWDGYPVRGPIPVPHGALTIFVMGAGLVFGLFYPNVAGSWTAFGIGSVGAAFLTETHHWSGFYGALTIAFYLLAVSPALISSAVRHSPAPTFGLAFFIYVFLLLFHVWVVAYAFVPGGPLVREHTDWIMIVTMLFIGAGVFSASVSRSGSPKSSTAISPNGKRVRSYYFYVLVALQLLSVAIAYLRFPTNDYAPYHKEDKAVTAGIWTVHFGLDNDMWASERRMRDVIQELELDVLGLLESDNQRIIMGNRDLTQFIAEDLGMYADFGPGPNKHTWGSALLSKFPIVNSTHHLLPSPVGELAPAIHATLDMYGEMVDVVVFHSGQEEDPEDRRLQSEYLSNLMGSSPRPLILLSYLVTKPLEGNYNTYVSELSGMKDIDRTDWDRWCEYILYKNIKRTGYARVSRDSITDTEIQVGKFVVGQPEPENEMMIPEEMVPQGLRFPALFRGKGVRGHRYHVFNEPRYWQ from the exons ATGGCGCCGAGGTTCAAAGATGGGGACGCTGTCGCGACT GTGAACGGAAAATGGGTCTCTTGGGCTCATACCGCCGTCGCGTACACTGCCTTTTTCAGCGCCCTCATTGTTGGTGTGTGTCTGCATTATAAAAAGATCGTGCAAAACGAGCACTACGGTTATCCGGACGAATGGTTTCCCTCGGTCTCAGCAACCATTGGCGATCGGTATCCGGAGCGTTCGTTCTTCCaagtcttcatcgccatcacgtCCGGCCCGCGAttcgccctcgtcttcctctggTATCTCGTGACTGCCCGCCCCAACTCGACGCTTCCCAAGTTTGTTGCCGGTGTTGGACTGTTTCGGACTTTTACCTGCGGTGGATGGACATATGTTACATCGACGGATGACCATGATTGGCACGATATCTTTATGATCTCGTATTTGGTTGCGACTCTGCCATGGACTATTGGTTGTTTGGCCCTGAGCCCAAACAACCGTCGGGCTGTTAAGTACAGAAAGATTCTTGCCAGTCTCTTCTTCGGCACCCTTGTTCCGTTAATCTACTACTTTATTCAGCACAAGGTGCACAAGGTTCCTGGAG CCTACACAAGATACGCGTTCTTTGAATGGTCACTCATTTTGTTCGATGTCGGGTTCGACGCTGTTACCGCGTTGGACTTTGAGGCTTTCGAGATTGTGATTAGGGATATCAAGGGAATCAGTCGAGG GCAGTTGAAAACTACTGCGGATTCCGTTCTTGAGAAAGA GAAGGGAAAGCCCGTCGGAAATACCTTCGGCCAGGGATTCTTCTGGAGCGAGGTCTTTGATGCCGCTGCGGATGCGTATAATGGG TTTGTCTACTGGACCAACTGGACGTCCCTACCTGTTCTTGTCTGGTATTTCCCACTCTGGTACATGGGCCTCTCCGGATACGAAGTCGTTATCCTCTCCTATATATCGCCGGTACTTCTCGCCATTCCTGCCTTTAGGTCCCTTGCTGTCAAGAACCCCCGTGTCTTCCACTTCTTGTCGCTATCTGGATTCTATGCCTACATGGTGCAGGATCCCGCAAACAGGCTATTCATCACTACCTTTTCTGTTTCATGCAGTTGTATCACATTTGTTGCTACCTTGTACGCGGACAGGGGCCAAAGCTCAAGGCTAGAATCTCGTGTTTTCGCTTGGGGCATCGGATTGATATTGTCGAGTATTGCCAAGTTTGCCGGCAAGACCAATAACCCTGTTTGGCCCATCATGCACGCCGACAATGGCGGATGGAACAAGCTTGGACTGCTTCTTGCTATCTTGGCTGGTGTCCGCGCGTTTAGAGCCCCTACCAGCAACGGTGGGGATTACTTCCCCTCTTCCGGCAAGAAGGGATCTTCTGTCCTTGCTGGACTGGGAGTAGGCGGTTTGATCTTTGCAATGCATTTCCTCTTGTCCGATTCAAGCACAATGATTGCCTGGGTCTGGGACGGCTACCCCGTCCGTGGCCCTATTCCTGTGCCCCATGGTGCGCTCACGATTTTTGTGATGGGTGCTGGTCTCGTGTTTGGTCTATTCTACCCCAATGTTGCTGGAAGCTGGACTGCGTTTGGAATTGGGTCTGTCGGTGCGGCTTTCCTCACGGAAACTCACCACTGGAGCGGATTCTACGGCGCTCTCACGATCGCCTTCTACCTTTTGGCTGTCTCACCTGCTCTGATCTCTTCTGCTGTTCGCCATTCTCCTGCTCCGACATTCGGtcttgctttcttcatcTATGTCTTCTTACTCCTCTTCCACGTCTGGGTTGTTGCTTACGCCTTCGTTCCTGGCGGTCCGCTCGTCAGGGAGCACACTGACTGGATCATGATTGTCACTATGTTGTTCATTGGTGCAGGTGTTTTCTCTGCGTCCGTGTCGAGATCAGGTAGCCCCAAGAGCAGCACGGCCATCAGCCCGAACGGGAAGAGAGTCCGGTCATACTATTTCTACGTGCTCGTCGCGTTGCAACTGCTGTCTGTTGCGATTGCATACCTCCGTTTCCCCACTAACGATTACGCGCCCTACCACAAGGAAGATAAGGCTGTGACTGCCGGTATTTGGACCGTGCACTTCGGTCTTGACAACGATATGTGGGCTTCCGAGCGACGCATGCGTGATGTTATCCAGGAACTCGAACTTGATGTTCTTGGCCTCCTTGAATCGGACAACCAGCGCATCATTATGGGTAACCGTGATCTTACTCAGTTCATCGCCGAAGACCTGGGCATGTATGCAGACTTCGGACCGGGCCCTAACAAGCACACCTGGGGCTCTGCTCTGCTTTCCAAGTTCCCCATTGTCAACTCTAcccaccatcttcttccttcacCTGTTGGTGAACTGGCTCCTGCCATTCACGCCACCTTGGATATGTACGGCGAGATGGTCGATGTTGTGGTCTTCCACTCGGGACAGGAGGAAGACCCCGAGGACCGTCGTCTGCAATCGGAGTATCTGTCAAACCTGATGGGATCTTCTCCCCGCCCGCTGATCTTGCTGAGCTACCTCGTCACCAAGCCACTCGAGGGCAACTACAACACCTACGTTAGTGAACTGAGCGGCATGAAGGACATCGACCGAACGGATTGGGACCGTTGGTGTGAGTACATCCTGtacaagaacatcaagaGAACCGGCTACGCCCGAGTCAGCCGTGACTCCATCACCGACACGGAGATTCAG GTCGGTAAATTTGTTGTAGGACAACCAGAGCCTGAAAATGAAATGATGATTCCGGAGGAAATGGTTCCTCAGGGTCTCAGATTCCCTGCGTTGTTCCGTGGTAAGGGTGTCCGCGGTCACCGCTACCACGTCTTCAACGAGCCGAGATATTGGCAATAA
- a CDS encoding peptidyl-tRNA hydrolase domain protein (BUSCO:EOG09264PDD;~COG:J;~EggNog:ENOG410PQCW;~InterPro:IPR000352;~PFAM:PF00472;~go_function: GO:0003747 - translation release factor activity [Evidence IEA];~go_process: GO:0006415 - translational termination [Evidence IEA]) — protein MILVVPVQSGAMLRPFFPSPFFRYSAAFRRSFTTRRADLPDDDLTAAREWLSKFNSTSVPRHIGEISFSRSGGPGGQNVNKVNSKATLKVPLDSLLPLVPHIIHSPLRSSRYYAARTHSLVIQSEESRKQPANVDACYEKLHQLLMTTAKDIVPGETSPEQRERVKKLEKAGKEARIKAKKMHSSKKSSRRGSRDD, from the exons ATGATCCTCGTTGTTCCAGTGCAGTCCGGTGCCATGCTTCGccctttcttcccctctcctTTCTTCCGGTATAGTGCCGCATTTCGGAGATCGTTCACGACGCGGCGGGCGGACCTTCCAGACGACGACTTGACTGCAGCTAGAGAATGGCTCTCCAAGTTCAACTCCACATCGGTCCCTCGTCACATCGGGGAGATCTCGTTTAGCCGTTCTGGTGGTCCTGGCGGCCAGAACGTAAACAA GGTGAATTCCAAGGCGACACTGAAAGTACCTCTTGACTCCTTGTTGCCTCTGGTGCCGCACATCATACATTCTCCACTTCGGTCTTCCCGGTATTACGCTGCCAGGACACATAGTCTTGTCATACAATCGGAAGAATCCCGAAAGCAGCCGGCTAACGTGGATGCGTGCTACGAGAAGCTCCACCAACTCCTGATGACCACTGCAAAGGATATAGTTCCTGGTGAGACCTCCCCTGAGCAAAGGGAGCGTGTCAAGAAATT GGAAAAGGCTGGGAAGGAGGCTAGAATTAAGGCTAAGAAAATGCACAGCAGCAAAAAGAGTAGTCGACGAGGGAGTCGTGACGACTGA
- a CDS encoding protein SYS1 (COG:U;~EggNog:ENOG410PP55;~InterPro:IPR019185;~PFAM:PF09801;~TransMembrane:4 (i30-50o70-91i100-118o124-144i)), with protein sequence MPPRRRPPPAGARTDLPPLKIVRKILVLQLAYYVTATALILFTTLVYGTAFSLDLVLGWNTLRGDTTLGWMLGLVWMLNSFLCVIFLLLLVSRSKLIPDFALTIHFLHLITTSLYTRAIPSNFLWWGLQCASAAFMVSLGIWACRCRELQPISFGGIGTGQNSDRGSAQASSSNAYEMVNMKGDNAV encoded by the exons ATGCCCCCGCGCCGAAGACCTCCTCCAGCGGGGGCGCGGACAGACCTTCCACCGCTGAAAATCGTCCGCAAGATCCTGGTCCTCCAGCTTGCCTACTATGTTACCGCGACGGCCCTGATCTTGTTCACAACGCTGGTCTACGGCACGGCGTTCTCGCTGGACCTAGTACTCGGCTGGAATACATTACGAGGAGATACGACGCTGGGTTGGATGCTTGGGCTGGTGTGGATGTTGAACAGCTTTCTATG TGTTAtattccttctcctcctcgtttCGCGGTCTAAGCTTATCCCCGATTTCGCTCTTACGATTCATTTCTTGCATCTTATCACGACGTCGTTATATACACGCGCGATTCCATCTAATTTTCTCTGGTGGGGTCTGCAATGTGCCAGCGCAGCGTTTATGGTTTCCCTGGGGATCTGGGCGTGTCGGTGCAGAGAGCTTCAACCGATCAGCTTCGGGGGTATTGGTACTGGGCAGAACTCGGATCGAGGATCGGCTCaggcgagcagcagcaatgcgTACGAGATGGTGAATATGAAGGGAGACAACGCGGTATAG
- the UTP6 gene encoding snoRNA-binding rRNA-processing protein UTP6 (COG:A;~EggNog:ENOG410PJM9;~InterPro:IPR013949,IPR003107,IPR011990;~PFAM:PF08640;~go_function: GO:0005515 - protein binding [Evidence IEA];~go_function: GO:0030515 - snoRNA binding [Evidence IEA];~go_process: GO:0000462 - maturation of SSU-rRNA from tricistronic rRNA transcript (SSU-rRNA, 5.8S rRNA, LSU-rRNA) [Evidence IEA];~go_process: GO:0006396 - RNA processing [Evidence IEA]), whose product MSATTDKARFFLEKSVPELKEYEKKKIFTKDEITSIIKKRSDFEHKINARGTQPADFVRYAEYEMNLDSLRRKRIKRLGIKSTGFSGQRRIFFVLDRATRKFHGDIGLWIQYIEYARQQKAYKKLSTILMDALRMHPTNADLWIYAAQYSMQDHADMSQARTYMQRGLRFCKSSRKLWIQYAKLELIYITKLVARQRILGLDEKIEAPKQQESADDLDADMIMMPKITEEDINPSASDDTVNEAALQTLNSTPALSGAIPMAIFDSAIKAFDYDDRFGHEFFDVVFEFEDIPCLQKVLSHILDVMQESKPASPHTLICYIKLPTAGIQPTSAQFPGALGTVLSRLQEHREKPRVAKEVVSWLHPIEKTKDLDPAIQTVIAATIHKAELVLQEA is encoded by the exons ATGTCTGCCACTACTGATAAGGCGCGGTTCTTCCTCGAAAAGTCCGTACCAGAACTCAAAGAGtacgagaagaaaaagatctTCACCAAG GATGAAATCACCTCGATTATCAAGAAGCGATCTGACTTTGAGCATAAAATCAATGCGCGCGGTACGCAGCCAGCCGACTTCGTACGCTATGCCGAGTATGAGATGAACCTGGACAGTCTACGACGCAAGAGGATAAAGCGGCTGGGTATCAAGTCAACGGGATTCAGTGGACAGCGCCGGATTTTCTTCGTCCTCGATAGGGCCACTCGCAAATTCCACGGCGATATCGGGTTATGGATTCAATACATCGAATACGCTCGACAACAAAAAGCGTACAAGAAGCTCAGTACGATCTTAATGGATGCGTTGCGAATGCATCCGACGAACGCGGATTTGTGGATTTACGCTGCGCAATATTCTATGCAGGACCATGCCGATATGTCTCAGGCCAGGACTTATATGCAACGGGGGTTAAGGTTCTGCAAGAGCTCCAGGAAACTTTGGATCCAGTATGCCAAACTGGAGCTCATCTACATTACCAAGCTAGTCGCGCGACAACGGATACTCGGACTGGACGAAAAAATCGAGGCTCCCAAGCAGCAGGAATCTGCGGATGACCTTGATGCCGACATGATTATGATGCCAAAGATTACAGAGGAGGATATCAACCCCAGTGCATCGGATGATACCGTCAATGAAGCAGCGCTGCAAACCCTCAACTCAACGCCGGCGCTCAGTGGTGCAATCCCAATGGCTATCTTCGACTCGGCCATCAAAGCGTTTGATTATGATGATCGATTCGGCCACGAGTTCTTCGACGTGGTCTTCGAGTTCGAGGATATACCCTGTCTGCAGAAGGTCTTGTCACACATTCTCGACGTAATGCAAGAGTCCAAGCCTGCCAGTCCGCATACACTGATATGCTACATCAAACTCCCCACGGCCGGAATTCAACCCACCTCCGCCCAGTTCCCCGGCGCATTGGGAACGGTACTCTCGCGACTGCAAGAACACCGCGAGAAGCCCCGGGTCGCAAAGGAGGTAGTCAGCTGGTTGCATCCAATCGAGAAAACGAAAGACTTGGATCCCGCTATCCAAACGGTCATTGCTGCCACGATTCACAAAGCGGAGCTGGTTCTTCAGGAAGCATAG